One Setaria viridis chromosome 3, Setaria_viridis_v4.0, whole genome shotgun sequence DNA window includes the following coding sequences:
- the LOC117847966 gene encoding uncharacterized protein, translating to MATAAHQIAAAPAAQPALPDELLEDIFLRLDAAADLARASAACNTFHRVVSARRFLRRFCSLHPPPVLGFLESHQPGPFDPADPPHRSAPAARALDRAADFSFSFLPNPTPNSWNVCDARDSRVLLYRRASETGAFADLVVCDPLHRRYVQLPPIPDDLAVSTGARGMPDFDPFFDPASKEEKHEDGEEDLSFGVICAVQCQHKLVTFNFSSVTGKWRALMFDRVLSLATDNMALYIGCFERHYAHGCFYWTIYGSSGMLMQDTREMRLARVEIPTVTYRQQKAIVEAGEGRLGLLALGDCMFHLYCKTLRNICIGTEKWHHDRTIPLPKLDSHWRIIGAAKGCVLLQASQFTSSSQEMEATQYFTLDLKTFLVERLSLSNQPIEINNRAHLYASFPPPLSLPCI from the coding sequence ATGGCCACGGCGGCGCACCAGATCGCCGCCGCTCCGGCGGCGCAGCCGGCCCTCCCCGACGAGCTCCTCGAGGACATCTTCCTCCGCCTCGACGCCGCAGCCGACCtcgcccgcgcctccgccgcctgcaACACCTTCCACCGCGTCGTCTCCGCGcgccgcttcctccgccgcttctgctccctccacccgccgcccgtgCTAGGGTTCCTCGAGTCCCACCAACCCGGGCCGTTCGACCCCGCCGATCCGCCCCATCGCTCtgccccggccgcgcgcgccctcgACCGAGCCGCCGACTTcagcttctccttcctccccaaCCCCACGCCCAACTCCTGGAACGTCTGCGACGCCCGCGACAGCCGCGTCCTGCTCTACCGGCGTGCCAGCGAGACGGGCGCGTTCGCGGACCTCGTGGTCTGCGACCCCTTGCACCGCCGGTACGTCCAGCTTCCCCCCATCCCCGACGACCTCGCTGTATCTACGGGGGCCCGGGGCATGCCGGATTTCGACCCCTTCTTCGATCCAgccagcaaggaagagaagcatgaggatggggaggaggatTTGTCGTTCGGAGTGATCTGTGCAGTGCAGTGCCAGCACAAGCTGGTGACCTTCAATTTCTCTTCAGTCACCGGAAAATGGCGTGCCCTTATGTTCGATCGTGTGCTTTCTTTGGCCACCGATAACATGGCTCTATACATTGGATGCTTCGAGCGCCACTACGCGCACGGATGCTTCTACTGGACGATTTATGGTAGCAGCGGTATGCTCATGCAAGACACGCGAGAAATGAGACTCGCCAGGGTTGAAATCCCGACCGTCACCTATCGCCAACAGAAGGCCATTGTTGAGGCAGGGGAAGGCAGGCTTGGTCTGCTAGCTCTTGGTGATTGCATGTTTCATCTCTACTGCAAGACTCTGCGAAACATTTGCATTGGCACAGAAAAGTGGCACCACGACAGGACAATACCCTTGCCCAAGCTTGACTCCCACTGGCGGATCATTGGCGCAGCTAAGGGATGTGTACTTTTACAAGCGTCCCAGTTCACCAGCTCTTCGCAAGAAATGGAAGCAACACAGTATTTCACATTGGATCTCAAGACATTTCTGGTTGAGAGACTGTCTCTGTCGAATCAGCCCATTGAGATTAATAATCGAGCTCACCTGTATGCAAGCTTCCCACCACCATTGTCGCTGCCATGTATATGA
- the LOC117849846 gene encoding uncharacterized protein isoform X1, giving the protein MAATPASGGGGAYSCETAARTREWMEALAAFLGRHRPLLEAHVVNFFKDRMWELVDAEWMECLRREPVGSLLKLPSGCVQEHWPATLREFVLTARSLVVPREQKAPQSLVPDIHVASIGTVLAQGMNSKKKHEIENLAAVVHAIAKSCGAKTVVDVGSGQGYLAQTLSFEYQLPVVAIDASSHHASVTIARAERIKKHYAAKWCNLHVEKQLLTVPRTVTCHVLSSDTLAAVTLDACKDNHGEHVSETKACTMKSPQILEPTQNSPPLILAGLHACGDLSVNMLRVFVSCEQVKALVSVGCCYNLLSEDSYEDTNTCSGFPMSKAAKLSKLVLGKSIRDLACQSAERWRSLTVDIALQNFDVHAFRAAFQMVLEKYFPEVSRLSPSIGRQGKALRRQRLRKVVESQMATEKIDDLSCSTLKEQNMNTDDVDSVIYGVDTGPDDIHHDQCRKFALFKDFALSGLGRLGCGSVEDMSLLEVWKSVQPFSEYIGPFWCLRAALGPLVETYILLDRLLFLQEQSSLVEALLFPLFDPTMSPRNMAIIAWKLSANSSEA; this is encoded by the exons atggcggcgactccggcgagcggcggcggcggcgcgtactcgtgcgagacggcggcgcggacCCGCGAGTGGATGGAAGCCCTCGCCGCCTTCctcggccgccaccgcccgctgcTCGAGGCGCACGTCGTCAACTTCTTCAAG GACAGGATGTGGGAGCTGGTGGACGCCGAGTGGATGGAGTGCCTCCGGCGGGAGCCCGTGGGGAGCTTGCTCAAGCTGCCATCCGGATGCGTCCAG GAGCACTGGCCCGCTACGCTGCGAGAGTTTGTGCTTACTGCTAGGTCGCTTGTTGTTCCACGGGAGCAGAAGGCTCCGCAGTCG CTTGTACCTGATATTCATGTAGCTTCAATTGGCACCGTTCTCGCTCAAGGCATGAACTCAAAGAAGAAGCACGAA ATTGAAAATCTAGCTGCAGTGGTTCATGCGATTGCTAAGAGTTGTGGAGCCAAGACAGTGGTTGATGTAGGTTCTGGCCAG GGTTATCTCGCACAAACTTTATCCTTTGAGTACCAACTCCCTGTTGTAGCGATAGATGCTTCATCACATCATGCATCAGTTACAATTGCTCGTGCAGAGAGAATAAAGAAGCACTATGCTGCTAAATGGTGCAACCTTCA TGTGGAGAAGCAACTGCTCACAGTACCTAGGACTGTCACCTGTCATGTTCTTTCTAGTGACACATTGGCAGCTGTCACGCTAGATGCATGTAAGGATAACCACGGTGAACATGTAAGCGAAACTAAGGCCTGTACTATGAAAAGCCCACAAATTCTGGAACCAACTCAGAACAGTCCTCCATTAATCCTTGCTGGTCTTCATGCTTGTGGTGATCTCTCAGTTAACATGCTAAG AGTTTTTGTGTCCTGTGAACAAGTAAAAGCATTGGTAAGCGTTGGCTGCTGTTACAACTTACTTTCTGAGGATTCTTATGAGGACACAAACACCTGTTCTGGTTTTCCTATGAGCAAGGCTGCCAAACTATCTAAATTGGTGCTTGGGAAAAGCATTCGTGATCTTGCTTGTCAG AGTGCAGAGAGATGGAGAAGTCTCACCGTGGACATTGCGCTGCAAAATTTTGATGTACATGCCTTCCGAGCTGCATTTCAAATG GTACTTGAGAAATATTTTCCAGAAGTGTCAAGGTTGAGTCCATCAATTGGAAGGCAAGGAAAAGCTCTTCGACGTCAGAGGCTTCGGAAAGTTGTGGAATCACAAATGGCTACGGAGAAAATTGATGATCTCTCCTGTTCAACTTTAAAGGAACAAAACATGAACACAGATGATGTTGATTCAGTCATATATGGAGTTGACACAGGACCAGATGACATCCATCATGATCAATGTCGAAAGTTTGCCCTTTTCAAAGATTTCGCACTATCAGGATTAGGTCGCCTTGGCTGTGGCTCAGTGGAAGACATGAGTCTGCTTGAAGTATGGAAGAGCGTGCAACCCTTCTCT GAATATATAGGTCCCTTTTGGTGCCTTCGGGCTGCTTTAGGTCCACTGGTGGAAACATATATTTTACTTGACCGGTTATTGTTTCTTCAAGAGCAAAGCAGCCTAGTTGAAGCATTGTTGTTTCCTCTATTTGATCCTACTATGTCTCCAAGGAACATGGCCATAATTGCTTGGAAGTTATCTGCAAATTCTTCAGAAGCATGA
- the LOC140222131 gene encoding uncharacterized protein, producing MATATPDLPDEVLEDIFIRLDDASDLARASTVCASFHRVVSARRFLRRVRSHHAPPVLGFLYGNTSPGFLPASDPRGAAPAGRALARAADFAFSFLPGRTTRRWRVRDARDGRVLLSQWSVILADLVVADPLHRRYVQIPRIPHLLVTSLADFYMHTFEPFLDPASDKEKEEEETLPFRVICNVLSESKVATFVFSSVTGEWRGVTSFSFRSYGAIRHPGSLLRHYASRCFYWTHDSWNYLLVLDTREMKFSIAGLPPNSHGRRRAIFYAGEDMLCLLTLAKQKLELHWKTLGDSGFGVEEWQHDKTIPLPDCYRYTILDAAEGYLLLRGAPRLLSSYANSSQQVPESQYFTLELKTMVAEKLCSSDQTVCHAGAHLYASFPPSLSLPSI from the coding sequence aTGGCCACGGCCACGCCCGACCTCCCCGACGAGGTTTTGGAGGACATCTTCATCCGCCTCGACGACGCGTCCGACCTCGCCCGCGCCTCCACCGTCTGCGCCTCCTTCCACCGCGTCGTCTCCGcccgccgcttcctccgccgcGTCCGGTCCCACCACGCCCCGCCCGTCCTCGGCTTCCTCTACGGCAACACCTCGCCGGGTTTCCTCCCCGCCTCCGacccgcgcggcgccgccccggccggccgcgccctcGCGCGGGCCGCCGActtcgccttctccttcctccccggCCGCACTACCCGCCGCTGGcgcgtccgcgacgcccgcgacggccgcgtcctcctctCCCAGTGGTCGGTCATCCTCGCGGACCTCGTGGTCGCCGACCCCTTGCACCGCCGGTACGTGCAGATCCCCCGCATCCCCCACCTCCTGGTGACCTCCCTGGCGGACTTCTACATGCACACCTTCGAGCCCTTCCTCGATCCGGCCAGCgacaaggagaaggaagaggaggagaccctGCCGTTCCGGGTGATCTGCAACGTGCTGTCCGAATCGAAGGTCGCGACCTTCGTCTTCTCTTCGGTAACCGGGGAATGGCGTGGCGTCACGTCGTTCAGCTTCCGATCCTACGGAGCGATTCGGCACCCTGGATCGTTGCTGCGCCACTACGCGAGCAGGTGCTTCTACTGGACGCACGATTCCTGGAACTACTTGCTCGTGCTCGACACGCGTGAGATGAAGTTCTCCATCGCCGGCTTACCGCCAAACAGCCATGGGCGACGGCGGGCCATTTTCTATGCAGGGGAAGACATGCTCTGCCTGCTAACTCTTGCGAAGCAGAAGTTGGAGTTACATTGGAAGACTCTTGGTGACAGTGGTTTTGGCGTGGAAGAGTGGCAGCATGACAAGACCATACCGTTGCCTGACTGTTACCGGTACACCATCCTTGACGCGGCCGAGGGCTACTTGCTCCTACGAGGGGCTCCACGGTTACTGTCTTCGTATGCCAACTCTTCGCAGCAGGTGCCAGAATCACAGTACTTCACACTGGAGCTCAAGACGATGGTGGCTGAAAAGTTGTGCTCATCGGATCAGACCGTGTGTCACGCGGGGGCTCACCTGTATGCAAGCTTTCCACCGTCGTTGTCACTGCCGAGTATATGA
- the LOC117846856 gene encoding uncharacterized protein, whose amino-acid sequence MRVDESIEIEADDVRAAAWDILDFLEDTSEEKEIYFKGWDGFGASAALKAVAKRLQSAESMKNPKLKFDRVIHIDCSLWKSRRALQKAIAEELKLPNPVMAIFDQKDRDDDFKGVDEAARREIDDVTKEIFMNLAVCRFVVIFHNGGNEYIDFFEFGIPMYGHLRSKVLWTFHGRFRPHVQVDDEVKETIEKRTDVFLRAVPRHRSDARVSAALSNAVMEEAIEVATYLTTCKHPTMVLDCILHMWAHKYVGGMDWGAHASSYWVCDGIIRDGGKNPELLLKERMWEIAGDLHSNIHLNWDLEYVSRAVPSFEWVMPDERWIRILLPPLIPHHTDCQQSSHSFQSIIEKNRKPTMATSFFIAPNRDKPSTDEQQGFTTDTTRLSSHMFKHYENLRVIQLSWCTFSFSAPPFLYCKKLKFLRLDHCKDLGTSASSDGGEVKDQTTHGTCPDDLLVLHLNHTNINLLWCTGPPMNPRELYFSGVKNWIEHHLHAVQLGELGKLGVTTDPMETFPNLLQAKSLRTITLDGCTELKEVGPDVLPPSLESFTFFVESSTANKGTPSKSEGEGGAKVHTISLRCCMQLKGLFLRGWFKKLKMLDLSGTLLKTLDLSMVEAPFLRGLHLLGCHMLCAILWPPARPRLQELQIDTTTTQLSPSCCLGGTHFNISVRDGRLLGSLVPIGDHFLGKGLHVDISSPDHAASYASSINDDDDSIIIATSGCSISKKQMLLGRRPGQPYTKDVSFDCTTSSGSTLLAPSLTIHRDDDNASATAWMWDCPRAPDCGAYIRVEDRMQKTGLVLGPGQGTELLCDHATILHVHDSASITGIPFPDSWAKLLWFRVERCQRLDTVFCTPEGEWVGGVSRQAMFWYVQTLWVSQLPVARHVWSWSVAAQPDERSFEDLGHVHLHNCPRLLHVLPLSMSVNLGSLHTLEIVCCDSLTEVFPVPGKRKVVNFWKLRRLHLHELPALRCLSGRRMVTPELETVRVRGCWSLRRMPAVGDGTGGGSKRKPTVDCEKEWWDRLVWDGVRLDHDPSLYRTLHPRYGRETGLRPGTLLR is encoded by the exons ATGCGTGTCGACGAA TCGATTGAGATTGAGGCTGATGACGTACGTGCGGCAGCATGGGACAtccttgattttcttgaggATACAAGTGAAGAAAAGGAGATCTACTTCAAAGGCTGGGATGGATTTGGGGCATCAGCGGCTCTCAAAGCTGTAGCCAAGAGGCTTCAATCAGCTGAGTCAATGAAGAATCCCAAGTTGAAGTTTGACAGAGTGATCCACATCGACTGCTCCTTGTGGAAAAGCAGGAGGGCACTACAAAAGGCAATTGCAGAGGAGTTGAAGCTTCCCAACCCGGTGATGGCCATCTTTGATCAGAAGGACAGGGACGATGATTTCAAAGGGGTCGATGAAGCTGCTCGAAGGGAGATCGATGATGTCACCAAGGAGATCTTCATGAATCTAGCGGTATGTCGGTTCGTGGTGATCTTTCACAACGGAGGCAATGAATACATTGATTTCTTCGAGTTCGGCATCCCCATGTACGGACACTTGCGCAGCAAGGTGCTATGGACCTTCCACGGAAGGTTCCGGCCGCACGTCCAAGTGGATGACGAAGTCAAAGAAACAATAGAGAAAAGGACTGATGTTTTTCTCCGAGCAGTACCCAGACACAGGTCTGATGCCCGTGTGAGTGCTGCATTGTCCAATGCTGTGATGGAAGAAGCTATTGAAGTTGCTACTTACCTAACTACATGCAAACATCCCACTATGGTCCTGGACTGCATCTTGCACATGTGGGCACATAAGTATGTTGGTGGCATGGACTGGGGTGCCCATGCATCCAGTTACTGGGTATGTGATGGAATCATAAGAGATGGAGGCAAAAATCCAGAGTTACTTTTGAAGGAAAGAATGTGGGAGATTGCTGGTGATTTGCACAGTAATATACACTTGAATTGGGATCTGGAGTATGTCTCCCGTGCTGTTCCCAGTTTCGAATGGGTGATGCCTGATGAACGCTGGATTCGGATTTTGTTGCCCCCTCTTATTCCACATCACACTGATTGCCAGCAGTCGAGTCATTCTTTTCAAAGTATTATTGAGAAGAATCGTAAACCAACAATGGCAACGTCCTTCTTCATAGCCCCAAACAGAGATAAACCCTCCACTGATGAACAACAAGGCTTCACCACTGATACCACAAGACTATCATCCCACATGTTCAAGCACTATGAGAATCTTCGTGTCATACAACTGTCCTGGTGCACATTCAGTTTTTCTGCTCCCCCATTCCTCTACTGCAAGAAACTGAAATTTCTCCGGCTTGATCATTGCAAAGATCTCGGCACAAGTGCTTCGTCAGATGGAGGAGAGGTGAAGGATCAAACAACGCACGGGACATGCCCCGACGACCTTTTGGTGCTACATCTGAATCACACAAACATCAACCTTCTTTGGTGTACGGGTCCACCTATGAATCCAAGAGAGTTGTACTTCAGTGGGGTCAAGAATTGGATTGAGCATCACTTACATGCTGTACAGCTTGGTGAACTTGGAAAACTTGGAGTAACAACTGACCCGATGGAGACGTTCCCTAACTTGCTCCAGGCAAAAAGTCTAAGGACAATCACCCTTGATGGTTGCACTGAGTTAAAAGAAGTTGGCCCTGATGTCCTGCCTCCATCTCTTGAATCTTTCACCTTCTTTGTCGAGAGCTCAACTGCTAATAAGGGAACACCAAGTAAAAGCGAGGGCGAAGGAGGAGCTAAGGTGCATACCATCTCCCTCCGGTGTTGCATGCAGCTGAAAGGTTTGTTCCTGAGAGGATGGTTCAAGAAACTCAAGATGCTGGACCTCTCGGGTACGCTGTTAAAAACACTTGACCTCAGCATGGTGGAAGCTCCTTTCCTCCGTGGGCTCCATCTGTTGGGTTGCCACATGCTGTGCGCAATACTGTGGCCACCAGCAAGGCCAAGATTACAAGAGCTGCAAAtcgacaccaccaccacccaacTGTCACCAAGCTGCTGCCTTGGGGGCACCCATTTCAACATCTCTGTGAGGGATGGGAGGCTCCTTGGCTCGCTTGTGCCCATCGGAGATCATTTCCTTGGCAAGGGATTACATGTTGACATATCGTCTCCTGATCATGCTGCTTCTTACGCAAGCAGCATCAACGACGATGATGACAGCATTATCATTGCTACCTCCGGCTGCAGCATCAGTAAGAAGCAAATGCTCCTGGGCCGGAGGCCTGGTCAGCCATACACCAAGGACGTCTCCTTCGACTGTACTACCAGCAGCGGCTCCACACTGCTGGCACCGTCGCTGACGATACATAGAGACGACGACAACGCCTCAGCAACCGCGTGGATGTGGGACTGCCCGCGGGCTCCTGATTGTGGCGCCTACATTAGAGTCGAAGACAGGATGCAGAAGACGGGGCTTGTACTAGGACCGGGTCAGGGGACCGAGCTGCTGTGCGACCATGCTACGATCCTGCATGTGCACGACAGCGCGTCCATCACCGGAATCCCGTTCCCAGATAGCTGGGCCAAGTTGTTGTGGTTCCGAGTCGAGCGGTGCCAACGGCTGGACACCGTGTTCTGCACCCCCGAGGGAGAGTGGGTGGGCGGCGTAAGCCGCCAGGCCATGTTCTGGTACGTCCAGACCTTGTGGGTGTCGCAGCTGCCGGTGGCACGCCACGTCTGGAGCTGGAGCGTGGCGGCGCAGCCCGACGAGCGCTCATTCGAGGACCTTGGACATGTGCACCTGCACAACTGCCCCAGGCTGCTGCACGTGCTGCCCCTGTCCATGTCCGTCAACCTGGGCAGCCTGCACACCCTCGAGATCGTGTGCTGCGACAGCCTCACAGAGGTGTTCCCTGTGCCGGGCAAGCGAAAGGTGGTGAACTTCTGGAAGCTGCGGCGCCTCCACCTGCACGAGCTCCCTGCGCTGCGTTGCCTGAGCGGCCGCAGAATGGTGACGCCCGAACTTGAGACCGTTAGGGTGAGGGGATGCTGGAGCCTCAGGCGGATGCCGGCTGTCGGGGACGGTACCGGTGGCGGTAGCAAGAGGAAGCCGACAGTAGACTGCGAGAAGGAGTGGTGGGACCGGCTGGTGTGGGACGGGGTGCGGCTTGACCATGACCCCTCCCTGTACAGGACGCTGCATCCGCGTTACGGCAGGGAGACCGGTCTGCGTCCAGGAACCCTGCTCAGATGA
- the LOC117847502 gene encoding uncharacterized protein produces the protein MASAAAATRPLAPPPPPPPPPPPAAAAVQWLGPRVSFSLDDAGGAGREAAAVVAGGKVGPSAGADFEFLLGGCAAASMLPADELFSGGKLVPLRIPAPSADEEVGAAAAQSTALPPKHAQAPASVAAQQPETPRAAEAKTVAVAGAEEPKIPARRWRDLLRLRKQQASSGSGSASSATAASEPRPLRRLLRRAPKPPEPEPSLSLPLLREAGPDEPDKPAEKSACTPAPATAPSPISTTAPPPPALSQQHQNLPPKIRLTPSQQQAAAAATSPPPPPPPPPPPPSAVAADSPRLNAAGKVVFNGLGRSSSSPSSLAGGRRCHGHGHRAGGGAMERSYSAHVRVAPVLNVVPVCSLRGSRKSVSVFGIDRLFSPSGAASSSGNTSAFSSSSSGGGTKKSKAAKKDATAAGQ, from the coding sequence ATGgcatccgccgcggccgcgacgcGCCCActggcgccgcccccgcctccgccaccaccgcctccgccggcggcagcggcggtgcagtgGCTGGGGCCGCGGGTGTCGTTCAGCCTCGACGACGCGGGGggagcggggagggaggcggcggccgtggtggcggGAGGGAAGGTTGggcccagcgccggcgccgactTCGAGTTCCTGCTTGGTGGGTGCGCGGCCGCGTCCATGCTCCCCGCCGACGAGCTCTTCTCTGGCGGCAAGCTCGTGCCGCTCCGCATCCCCGCGCCGTCGGCGGATGaggaggtgggggcggcggcggcgcagtcgaCGGCGCTGCCGCCGAAGCATGCGCAGGCGCCAgcgtcggtggcggcgcagcagccggAGACGccaagggcggcggaggcgaagaccgtggccgtggccggtgCCGAGGAGCCCAAGATCCcggcgcggaggtggcgggaTCTCCTCCGGCTGCGGAAGCAGCAGGCCTCGTCGGGGTCGGGCTCCGCGTCGTCGGCGACCGCGGCCTCCGAGCCCAGGCCGCTGCGccggctcctccgccgcgcgcccaagccgccggagccggagccgtccCTGAGCCTGCCACTCCTCCGCGAGGCCGGCCCTGACGAGCCGGACAAGCCCGCCGAAAAGTCAGCGTGCACGCCAGCCCCAGccaccgcgccgtcgccgatctcgaccaccgcgccgccgccaccagcactGTCCCAGCAGCACCAGAACCTGCCTCCCAAGATCCGCCTCACCCCATCGCAgcagcaagcggcggcggccgcgacatctcccccacccccgccgccgccaccgccgcctcctccctccgccgtggccgccgacaGCCCGCGCCTGAACGCGGCGGGCAAGGTGGTGTTCAACGGTCTGGGGCGGAGCTCGAGCAGCCCGAGCAGcctcgccggcgggcggcgctgccacggccacggccaccgcgcgggtggcggcgccatGGAGCGGTCCTACTCGGCGCACGTCCGCGTGGCGCCCGTGCTCAACGTCGTGCCCGTCTGCTCCCTCCGCGGCTCCCGCAAGTCCGTCTCCGTCTTCGGCATCGACCGCCTCTTCTCCCCGTCGGGcgcagcctcctcctccggtAACACCTCCGCTttctcttcctcgtcctccggcGGCGGGACCAAGAAGAGCAAGGCCGCCAAGAAGGACGCAACCGCCGCTGGCCAGTAA
- the LOC117849846 gene encoding uncharacterized protein isoform X2: MAATPASGGGGAYSCETAARTREWMEALAAFLGRHRPLLEAHVVNFFKDRMWELVDAEWMECLRREPVGSLLKLPSGCVQEHWPATLREFVLTARSLVVPREQKAPQSLVPDIHVASIGTVLAQGMNSKKKHEIENLAAVVHAIAKSCGAKTVVDVGSGQGYLAQTLSFEYQLPVVAIDASSHHASVTIARAERIKKHYAAKCVEKQLLTVPRTVTCHVLSSDTLAAVTLDACKDNHGEHVSETKACTMKSPQILEPTQNSPPLILAGLHACGDLSVNMLRVFVSCEQVKALVSVGCCYNLLSEDSYEDTNTCSGFPMSKAAKLSKLVLGKSIRDLACQSAERWRSLTVDIALQNFDVHAFRAAFQMVLEKYFPEVSRLSPSIGRQGKALRRQRLRKVVESQMATEKIDDLSCSTLKEQNMNTDDVDSVIYGVDTGPDDIHHDQCRKFALFKDFALSGLGRLGCGSVEDMSLLEVWKSVQPFSEYIGPFWCLRAALGPLVETYILLDRLLFLQEQSSLVEALLFPLFDPTMSPRNMAIIAWKLSANSSEA; encoded by the exons atggcggcgactccggcgagcggcggcggcggcgcgtactcgtgcgagacggcggcgcggacCCGCGAGTGGATGGAAGCCCTCGCCGCCTTCctcggccgccaccgcccgctgcTCGAGGCGCACGTCGTCAACTTCTTCAAG GACAGGATGTGGGAGCTGGTGGACGCCGAGTGGATGGAGTGCCTCCGGCGGGAGCCCGTGGGGAGCTTGCTCAAGCTGCCATCCGGATGCGTCCAG GAGCACTGGCCCGCTACGCTGCGAGAGTTTGTGCTTACTGCTAGGTCGCTTGTTGTTCCACGGGAGCAGAAGGCTCCGCAGTCG CTTGTACCTGATATTCATGTAGCTTCAATTGGCACCGTTCTCGCTCAAGGCATGAACTCAAAGAAGAAGCACGAA ATTGAAAATCTAGCTGCAGTGGTTCATGCGATTGCTAAGAGTTGTGGAGCCAAGACAGTGGTTGATGTAGGTTCTGGCCAG GGTTATCTCGCACAAACTTTATCCTTTGAGTACCAACTCCCTGTTGTAGCGATAGATGCTTCATCACATCATGCATCAGTTACAATTGCTCGTGCAGAGAGAATAAAGAAGCACTATGCTGCTAAATG TGTGGAGAAGCAACTGCTCACAGTACCTAGGACTGTCACCTGTCATGTTCTTTCTAGTGACACATTGGCAGCTGTCACGCTAGATGCATGTAAGGATAACCACGGTGAACATGTAAGCGAAACTAAGGCCTGTACTATGAAAAGCCCACAAATTCTGGAACCAACTCAGAACAGTCCTCCATTAATCCTTGCTGGTCTTCATGCTTGTGGTGATCTCTCAGTTAACATGCTAAG AGTTTTTGTGTCCTGTGAACAAGTAAAAGCATTGGTAAGCGTTGGCTGCTGTTACAACTTACTTTCTGAGGATTCTTATGAGGACACAAACACCTGTTCTGGTTTTCCTATGAGCAAGGCTGCCAAACTATCTAAATTGGTGCTTGGGAAAAGCATTCGTGATCTTGCTTGTCAG AGTGCAGAGAGATGGAGAAGTCTCACCGTGGACATTGCGCTGCAAAATTTTGATGTACATGCCTTCCGAGCTGCATTTCAAATG GTACTTGAGAAATATTTTCCAGAAGTGTCAAGGTTGAGTCCATCAATTGGAAGGCAAGGAAAAGCTCTTCGACGTCAGAGGCTTCGGAAAGTTGTGGAATCACAAATGGCTACGGAGAAAATTGATGATCTCTCCTGTTCAACTTTAAAGGAACAAAACATGAACACAGATGATGTTGATTCAGTCATATATGGAGTTGACACAGGACCAGATGACATCCATCATGATCAATGTCGAAAGTTTGCCCTTTTCAAAGATTTCGCACTATCAGGATTAGGTCGCCTTGGCTGTGGCTCAGTGGAAGACATGAGTCTGCTTGAAGTATGGAAGAGCGTGCAACCCTTCTCT GAATATATAGGTCCCTTTTGGTGCCTTCGGGCTGCTTTAGGTCCACTGGTGGAAACATATATTTTACTTGACCGGTTATTGTTTCTTCAAGAGCAAAGCAGCCTAGTTGAAGCATTGTTGTTTCCTCTATTTGATCCTACTATGTCTCCAAGGAACATGGCCATAATTGCTTGGAAGTTATCTGCAAATTCTTCAGAAGCATGA